The Arthrobacter sp. OAP107 DNA segment CGGCGTGGTGGCGATGGCCATGGTCCGCGACCTTTTCAGCGGCTACGCCATGGTCCGGATGTTCTCCCGAATGGCGCTGGTCAACGGACTCGCTCCCATCCTGGCGCCCGTCATCGGGTCCCAGCTTCTCCTGGTCATGCCGTGGCCGGGCATCTTCGTGTTTCTGGCCTGCTACGGCACCGCGGTCATTGTCTCCGCCATCGTACTGGTCCGGGAGACGCTGCCGCGGGAGAAGCGCGGCCAGTCCGGCCTGACGGCCCGGCAGCGGTACGGCGTGCTCTTCTCCGACCGGATCTTCGTGGGCCTGCTGATGCTGGGCGGCATGAACTTCGGCGGCCTGTTCACCTACCTCTCGGCCTCCCCGTTCCTGTTCCAGGACGTCTTCGGCTTCTCACCGCAGCAGTACGGCCTCCTCTTCGGCATCAACTCGCTGGGCATTGTCGCCGGCGTGCAGACGAGTTCACGGCTGATCAAGCGCGTCCCGCCGCAGTGGATCCTAGCCTGCTCCACGGCGTGGATGTTCCTGATGGCCGTGCTGATCGTGGTGTTCGACCAGTTGGGGTTCGGGCTCTGGGGCGTCATGGTTCCGCTGTGGTTCTACATCCTGGGCACCGGATTCACCTTCCCCTGCGTGCAGGTCCTGGCGCTGGCCAGCCACGGGGCGCAAGCCGGTACGGCCGCCTCGCTGCTGGGGGCGTCCACGTTCCTGATGGCGGGCATCATCTCCCCCGTCGTGGGCTGGCTGGGCGGAAATTCCGCCACGCCCATGGGCGCAGTCCAGGCCTGCTGCATCTTCCTGGCCGCGGCCGCCCTGTGGCTCGTGGTCCGGCCCAGGACTGTGCCGTCCATCCACTGAGTCCTTCCACCCCCCGGGAACCGGGAGTAGGCCGGCACCGGCCTGTAGGCTGGCACGATGGCCCGCAAACCGACCCGCAAACCCCACCGCAACGGCCGAGGGCTGTACCTCGGAGCCATCCTTGGCGCCGTGGCAGGCTTCTTCGCCGGCAGGATGATGGGCAACGCGGCGCTGGGCATCCTGGTGGGCGCCGTCGTCGGTTCTGCGCTGCTGTACCGCGTCAATCCGGGACCCTGGAACAGGCCGTAGGCCATCTGTTCGCGTGGGTGCCTGCGCGATAAAGTTGTTACGTGCCCCACTGGCAGGATCATCCTCCACTTCCAGCCACGTGGCAGCGGTGCGACTCCGGCATTCTGCCGTTGTGGTGGGACCGGCTGTGCACCCAGACCAGTGCGCAGTCGGCGGCACTCTATGCGGCGGGACTTTTCACCGAGGACCGGCGCCGGCCCATAGCCCAGTGGTTCAACCCGGCTTTCAACGCTGCCCTCCTGGTGGCCCCCGAGACCTCCCCCGAATGGCCGGTCCAGCGGTTCGGCATCTTCTACGCCCCGCCCGATGGCGGCTTCACGCGTGTGCACTCCTCCCCCCACGAATGGCATCCCCGCGAGCCGCGGAAGTCCCCCACCGAGCGGGAAGCGTTCGAGGCTGCCATCGCCGAGGCCGAGCGCTTCCTCCAGGTGGAGATGGACTTCGTCTGACGCCGCTCGTCCGGGATTTTGTGACTTGGGTTTAGCGGCCTCAGGCAGCCGAGCAGCACAAAACAAAAAAGTCCCGCGGCCGGCTCTGGGCCAACCGCGGGACTGTGCGCTCCTCCTGCTGGACTTGAACCAGCAACCCTTCGATTAACAGTCGAATGCTCTGCCAATTGAGCTAAGGAGGAATGAAGCAGGTATGACATTAGCAAAGGTTCCGCCGCAATGTGAAATCGGCGCCAACACTGGGCACTAATACCCCTCCGGGGTATAAAAAAGTCCCCGTTCCGGAACCCGGAACGGGGACTGAGCGCTCCTCCTGCTGGACTTGAACCAGCAACCCTTCGATTAACAGTCGAATGCTCTGCCAATTGAGCTAAGGAGGAATGAAGCGGGTACCAGCCTAGCAAACACCCGGCCCGGATACGAAATCGGCATGATTCCAGCCCCGGAGCCGGCCCCAGAGACACCGCGCAACGCTCCAGCCTAGGCGTCTGAACGCAACGACCGGCGCTCCATTTCGAGCATCATGAGCTCCCGGTTCAGCTGCTGGAACTCCTCGGGATGGGCAGCGGCATCCAGCCGCTGCAGCTGCCCCAGCTTGTCCGCCTTCACACGGGTGATCTGCAGCTCGAACAGCCTCGCGAGGATGTCCCGGCAGTACTTCTGCACGGCTTCGGCAGTATGGGCCGGCAGCGGGACCACAGCGAGCTCCGAGACCAGCGGCTGCAGTGGCTCGGGAACCTCCTGCCGCAGGGCCTCCACCCATTGCACCGCATCCCCGGAGAAGCCCGGGGCCGTGGCGCGGATGGCATCGTGGATGGCCTGGTAGGCGGGCGTGGCGAACCGGGCTGTCGCGAACCGCTCCCAGGCCGCGCCGCCCAGCATTGCCGGCTCCTGCAGCGCCACCTCGAGGGCCTGCCGCTCCATGGACGCCACCGGGTCCCGGGGATCCGGACGGTGGAAGGACGGTAGAACGCCCGACGGCGGGAGCGCCGCCACGCCGGGCACGTTCTGGCCGTTTCCCTGGGCTGGGTTGTATCCAGCACCGTTGTATCCGGCACCGTTGTATCCGGCACCGCCTGCCCTGCCCGCCGCCCCGTTGCCCTGGGCTCCGCCACCGGGCGCACCGGGCGCCGGCGCCCCCGAGGCCGGCGCAGCGCGCTTTGCGGCGGCCGCCACAGCCCGCGTGACGTCGTCGATGGGCATTCCCAGCCATCCCGCCAGTTCCCGGGCGTAGCCGGGCCTGAGCCCGGCGTCGCGGATCTGGGCCACGACGGGGGCGGACTCGCGCAGCGCGGCCACCCTCCCCTCCACCGTGTCCAGGTTGTGCTTCCGCAGGGTGGCCCGGATGGCGAATTCGAAGAGCGGGCGCCGGGAACTGATCAGGTCACGGACGGCGGCGTCCCCGCGCGTCTGGCGCAGGTCGCAGGGGTCGGCTCCGGTGGGTTCGACGGCCACGTACGTCTGGGCCACAAAGCGCTGGTCCTCTTCAAAGGCCCGCAGGGCCGCCTTCTGGCCGGCGGCGTCGCCGTCGAAGGTGAAGATGACCTCTCCCCCGGTGCCGTCGTCGGACAGCAGCCGGCGGGCAATCTTGATGTGGTCGGCGGCGAACGCCGTACCGCAGGTGGCCACCGCCGTCGTAATCCCAGCGAGGTGGCAGGCCATGACGTCCGTGTAGCCCTCCACCACCACCAGTTGCCTGTCCTTGGCGATGTTCCGCTTGGCAAGGTCGATCCCGTACAGCACCTGGGACTTCTTGTAGAGCGTGGTTTCCGGGGTGTTGAGGTACTTGGGGCCCTGGTCGTCCTCGTAGAGCTTGCGGGCGCCGAAGCCGATGGTGTCGCCCGCAATGTCCCGGATGGGCCAGATCAGGCGGCCGCGGAAGCGGTCGTAGATGCCCCTGTTGCCTTCGGAGAACATCCCTGTGAGCTTCAGCTCGGGGTCGGTGAAGCCCCGGCCGCGCAGGTGCTTGAGCAGCGCGTCCCAGCCCTGCGGTGCGTAGCCGACGCCGAAGTGCTCGGCCGCTGCCCGGTCGAAGCCGCGCTGCTGCAGGAACTTCCGGCCCTCGGCGGCGCCGGCGGTGAGCAGCTGGGCGCGGAAGAACTCGTCGGCGATCTTGTGGGCGTCCAGGAGCCGCTGCCGCTTGCCGACTTCCTCGCGGCTGGGGCCGGTGCCGCCGTCCTCGTAACGGAGCTCGTACCCGATCCGGGCGGCAAGCTTTTCGACGGCCTCGTGGAAGGAGGTATGGTCCAGTTTCTGCACGAAGGAGATGACGTCGCCGTCCTCGCCGCAGCCGAAGCAGTGGTAGCGGCCCACCTGCGGGCGGACGGTGAACGACGGCGAGCGCTCGTCGTGGAAGGGGCACAGGCCCTTGTAGGAGCCCAGGCCGGCGCCCTTGAGCGTGACGTAGCCGTCGACAACTTCCTTGATGTCCGTGCGCTGGCGGACTTCATCGATGTCTTCCCGTTTAATCAGCCCAGCCACGAAGTAATCCTAGTACCGCCCGCTGACAGCAGTTGTCCGGCTATGGCGCCCGTCACCACAGGGACGGCAGGCTGCCCACGAGCCGTTCGTACATGGCCAGCGCGGAGCCGTCCGTCAGCGACGCCACCTGGTCGATGACCACGCGGAGCCGGGCGCCGTCGTCGGCCGCTTCCCGCCAGTCCGCGGCGAACATGGGCTCGAGGTGGCGGTCTCCGGAGGCGTTCAGCGCCGTCACCAGGGCGTGGAGCACCTCGCGCTGGCGTTCGTAGATGGGCTGCCGGTGGTCGGTGGTCATCACGAACGTGGTGGCCAGGCCTTTCATCACCGCGATCTCCAGGACGGTCTCCTCCGGAACAATGAGCTCAGCGTTGTACCTGGTCAGGTTCGCCGGGCCGTAGACGGCGCGGGTGGTTTCCAGGGCACTCTGGCAGAACCTGCCGATGAGTTGGCTTGTCATGTCCTTCAGCGCCGCCATGGACTTGCGGCTGCCGTCCGCCTCCCGCACCCAGACGTCGGTGGCTTCGAGCCGGGCCAGGGCGGCGTCGATGGCCGCGGGATCGTTGTGCGGCAGATACCACTGCTTGGCGTAGCCCACCACGCGCGCCCGGTGGTCCGGGTTGTCCATCCATCGCAGCTGGAAGTGCCCTGCCACGATCGCGTCCTCAACATCGTGCACCGAGTACGAGATGTCGTCCGCGAGGTCCATGACCTGCGCCTCGAGGCAGGACCGCCGCTCGGGGGCGCCTTCGCGGATCCAGTTGAAGATGGGGAGGTCGTCCTCATAGGCGCCGAACTTGCTGGTCCGCTGGCCGTGGATTACCGGCGCGTCCAGGGCGGACCACGGGTACTTCGCGGCCGCGTCAAGGCTGGCCCGGGTGAGGTTCAGGCCCGCAGGCCTGCCCTGCGGGTCGAGGACCTTCGGTTCGAGCCTGGTGAGCAGGCGCAGGGTCTGGGCGTTGCCCTCGAACCCGCCGATGGCGTGGGCCATCTCGTTGAGCGCCGATTCACCGTTGTGTCCAAACGGCGGGTGGCCGAGGTCATGGCTAAGGCAGGCGGTGTCCACCACATCGGGGTCGCAGCCGAGGGCGCGGCCCAGTTCCCGGCCCACCTGCGCCACCTCGAGGCTGTGCGTCAGCCGGGTGCGGACAAAGTCGTCGGTGTCCGGGGCCACCACCTGCGTCTTCGCGCCGAGCCGGCGCAGGGCCGAGGAATGCAGCACGCGGGCACGGTCGCGCTCGAAGTCGGAGCGGTACGTGCTCTTGGGCGGTTCCTCGACCCAGCGGGCGGAGTCGTGGGCTTCGTAGCCCGGCAGTGCCTGCGGGGTGGTGCGGGCGTCCGCCAGCCGGCTTTCAGCCACCGGACACATCCAGTTCCGCCGCGGCGATGTCCCGCGACTGGTCCTCGTTCAGCTGGCGGCTCAGCAGCCAGTCCTTGGGCAGGGCCGGCCTCTTTGGAGAACCGGCACGCCCGCGCGGCCCTTCGGAATCGATGCCGGGATACGGCAGGTCCATGTCCAGCTGGTCCAGCAGTTCGCGGAGCACTTCAAGCGTGGGCACGGTGGCCAGTTTGGCCCGCAGTTCGCCGCCCACCACATAGCCCTTGAAATACCAGGCCATGTGCTTGCGGATCTCGCGCAGCGCCTTGTATTCGTCGTTGCCGAAGGTTTCGACCATGAGTTCGGCGTGCCGGTAGACGCCCTCGGCCACCTCGCGCAGGCCGGGCCGGTGCCGCTTGTCACTGCCTTCGAAGGCAGCCTGCAGGTCGCCGAACAGCCAGGGCCGGCCCTGGCAGCCGCGGCCAACCACCACGCCGTCGATGCCGGTTTCACGGACCATCCGGACCGCGTCCTCGGCGGACCAGATGTCGCCGTTGCCCAGTACCGGAATGTCCGGCAGCGCCTCGCGCAGGCGGGCGATGGCGGACCAGTCGGCCTGGCCGGAATAGAACTGCGCCGCCGTGCGGCCGTGAAGGGCGACGGCGGCAACACCGGAATCGCGCGCGATCCGGCCGGCGTCGAGGTATGTCAGATGGTCGTCATCGATGCCCTTGCGCATCTTGATGGTCAGCGGGATTCCGCCCTTGGACGCCTCGCGGACGGCGGTCTGGACGATGGAGGTGAAGAGGCCGATCTTCCAGGGCAGGGCCGAACCGCCGCCGCGCCGGGTGACCTTGGGCACGGGGCAGCCGAAGTTGAGGTCAATGTGGTCCGCCCGGTCCTCCTCCACCAGCATCCGGACCGCCGCGCCCACGGTGCCGGGGTCCACGCCGTAGAGCTGGACGGAACGGACTTTCTCGTCGTCGTCGTGGGAAATGATGCGCAGCGATTCCCGTGTGCGCTCCACGAGGGCACGGGAGGTGACCATCTCCGCCACGTACAGCCCGCCGCCGTATTCACGGCAGAGCCTGCGGAAGGCGGTGTTGGTGATGCCGGCCATGGGCGCGAGCACCACCGGGGTGTCCACGGTGATGGGGCCGAGTTTCAGCGGCGGAAGTTCCAGCCGGGGGGCGGGAGGCGTTGCTACAACAGTCACCCGTCCATTGTCTCAAAGTCGGGCAAATCGGGCAGAATACCGGGCAGGATGCCGACGGCGGCACCTAATCCCCTTTTAATTGCCCCGCTCTTTTCGGTCCCGTTGTATTCAGTCCCGCTGTGTTTGGTTCCGTTGTGCGGCACGACGTCCCCGCCGGGTCGCCGGCGGCGCGTCAGCTTCGCTTTCCCACCCAGCCACCGCCGCGGCGGCCGCGAGCGCTCCGGTGTCGTCGACGTCGTCGGCCCCTATGGCGGCATGGCCGCCCGGCCGGTGATCCGCAGCGGAGGGGCGGGGCACGTCAGCCGAAGTCGTCAGCTCAGCGGACCGGACCCCGGTTGCCTTGACCACCAGCACGGCGATCAGTGTGGTGACCGGAATCGCCAGGACCAGGCCGATGGAGCCCACCAGCGTGCGGATCACCTCCTCGGACAGTTCGGCGCTGGTCAGCGCCTCCCCCAGCGGACGGTTGTAGAGCATCACGATGATGAGGATGGGCAGGGCCGCGCCTGCATAGGCGAAGGCAATGGTGTACACAGTGGAGGCGATGTGGTCCCGGCCGATCCGCATGGCCGACGAAAACAGCTTGCGGGCGCTCGTGTTGGGGGCGAGTTCGTACAGTTCCCACACCGCTGAAGACTGCGTGATGGTGACGTCGTTCAGCACGCCGAGCCCGGAGATGATCAGGCCGCAGAGGATGATGCCGGAGATGGAGATCTTGTCCGAGATGTTCACGAGTGTGGCGGCGTCGTGGCTGCCGACG contains these protein-coding regions:
- a CDS encoding multidrug effflux MFS transporter, yielding MTTTNPGDALSRRQKFLYILLLGALTALGPFTVDLYLPAFPALEASLNVPEAAVQLTLTGTTVGFALGQLVVGPFSDKFGRRLPLILATALHIAASLGASLSTDIATLGVFRVLMGIGAAGGGVVAMAMVRDLFSGYAMVRMFSRMALVNGLAPILAPVIGSQLLLVMPWPGIFVFLACYGTAVIVSAIVLVRETLPREKRGQSGLTARQRYGVLFSDRIFVGLLMLGGMNFGGLFTYLSASPFLFQDVFGFSPQQYGLLFGINSLGIVAGVQTSSRLIKRVPPQWILACSTAWMFLMAVLIVVFDQLGFGLWGVMVPLWFYILGTGFTFPCVQVLALASHGAQAGTAASLLGASTFLMAGIISPVVGWLGGNSATPMGAVQACCIFLAAAALWLVVRPRTVPSIH
- the dnaG gene encoding DNA primase — translated: MAGLIKREDIDEVRQRTDIKEVVDGYVTLKGAGLGSYKGLCPFHDERSPSFTVRPQVGRYHCFGCGEDGDVISFVQKLDHTSFHEAVEKLAARIGYELRYEDGGTGPSREEVGKRQRLLDAHKIADEFFRAQLLTAGAAEGRKFLQQRGFDRAAAEHFGVGYAPQGWDALLKHLRGRGFTDPELKLTGMFSEGNRGIYDRFRGRLIWPIRDIAGDTIGFGARKLYEDDQGPKYLNTPETTLYKKSQVLYGIDLAKRNIAKDRQLVVVEGYTDVMACHLAGITTAVATCGTAFAADHIKIARRLLSDDGTGGEVIFTFDGDAAGQKAALRAFEEDQRFVAQTYVAVEPTGADPCDLRQTRGDAAVRDLISSRRPLFEFAIRATLRKHNLDTVEGRVAALRESAPVVAQIRDAGLRPGYARELAGWLGMPIDDVTRAVAAAAKRAAPASGAPAPGAPGGGAQGNGAAGRAGGAGYNGAGYNGAGYNPAQGNGQNVPGVAALPPSGVLPSFHRPDPRDPVASMERQALEVALQEPAMLGGAAWERFATARFATPAYQAIHDAIRATAPGFSGDAVQWVEALRQEVPEPLQPLVSELAVVPLPAHTAEAVQKYCRDILARLFELQITRVKADKLGQLQRLDAAAHPEEFQQLNRELMMLEMERRSLRSDA
- a CDS encoding deoxyguanosinetriphosphate triphosphohydrolase — protein: MADARTTPQALPGYEAHDSARWVEEPPKSTYRSDFERDRARVLHSSALRRLGAKTQVVAPDTDDFVRTRLTHSLEVAQVGRELGRALGCDPDVVDTACLSHDLGHPPFGHNGESALNEMAHAIGGFEGNAQTLRLLTRLEPKVLDPQGRPAGLNLTRASLDAAAKYPWSALDAPVIHGQRTSKFGAYEDDLPIFNWIREGAPERRSCLEAQVMDLADDISYSVHDVEDAIVAGHFQLRWMDNPDHRARVVGYAKQWYLPHNDPAAIDAALARLEATDVWVREADGSRKSMAALKDMTSQLIGRFCQSALETTRAVYGPANLTRYNAELIVPEETVLEIAVMKGLATTFVMTTDHRQPIYERQREVLHALVTALNASGDRHLEPMFAADWREAADDGARLRVVIDQVASLTDGSALAMYERLVGSLPSLW
- the dusB gene encoding tRNA dihydrouridine synthase DusB, with translation MTVVATPPAPRLELPPLKLGPITVDTPVVLAPMAGITNTAFRRLCREYGGGLYVAEMVTSRALVERTRESLRIISHDDDEKVRSVQLYGVDPGTVGAAVRMLVEEDRADHIDLNFGCPVPKVTRRGGGSALPWKIGLFTSIVQTAVREASKGGIPLTIKMRKGIDDDHLTYLDAGRIARDSGVAAVALHGRTAAQFYSGQADWSAIARLREALPDIPVLGNGDIWSAEDAVRMVRETGIDGVVVGRGCQGRPWLFGDLQAAFEGSDKRHRPGLREVAEGVYRHAELMVETFGNDEYKALREIRKHMAWYFKGYVVGGELRAKLATVPTLEVLRELLDQLDMDLPYPGIDSEGPRGRAGSPKRPALPKDWLLSRQLNEDQSRDIAAAELDVSGG